A window of Plutella xylostella chromosome 19, ilPluXylo3.1, whole genome shotgun sequence contains these coding sequences:
- the LOC105393458 gene encoding uncharacterized protein LOC105393458 yields the protein MDPRDNNDSFGKNVDRVGESKGTKSCKDNTKQCDRGDVFSAVSNQPGTSASNGPLAGVVNSVLNDNRAPAALSGTNPEYGRDAAAPGSSHTGSNTNTNPLNQQEPTVSRIPKTCSNTPETEQSCQRHKVCLDKVANNFNVPSTSGASKPCDKIDNSAFKESRKRPSSLRLNRQNDDEEESSSDTGNDDCSLGSEDGCVYTYRGGEHLADLPSSFFSLDMGLPLDMHLPAQPNYVPRPEAVGPVVRERSRESSPDMDFLEMDFDPGPSNEVDSGEELSPDELNADLEAGEEMIEEIAEVLGNRQSPGFNLAGSRPKSSSCEALNVSSFMSCQQPEPMPSTSSGITRAVVELKPEPQASGSRSGLVATTSEPCGSVITHINVRGEHLLVRRTTSQTVPNVPVSLHVSSGDLVSPRELLNQEEQPEEGHLSYQINQGERPTFDPLNLSSTLYHLNMAKRLMVEGTAAEIENNDIANFARDTGAAGAGDGAEGVEGVAAPRCMVWTEREACERQVTQIATSACGATAVVNVFIALGAPVNVERINAAVGTRQRANHAPLARYLLTRAVAGCTAADLVSGIQRASDGLVTARFFPTHPERVVSLSHWLADWISLGAVPILTLNLQVGAEGETPDAWHHQMVFGVSSRGIYLCNPVECVRESALWPRLASPSNLLIRTRDVLQRFTPRTDLTPLMAVPDRRWHTANVLGQVVNVIREWRATGWSEHGVRTRHISIPASYQAGVTIAALTGSEAHRRLMHASQLPLLYEDGHSPSK from the exons ATGGATCCACGTGATAACAATGATTCTTTTGGAAAAAATGTTGATAGGGTCGGTGAAAGTAAGGGCACCAAAAGTTGTAAGGATAATACTAAACAATGTGACCGTGGGGATGTGTTTAGTGCAGTGTCAAACCAGCCAGGAACTTCGGCCTCGAACGGGCCGCTCGCTGGAGTCGTGAACTCTGTGCTCAATGACAACCGGGCGCCGGCTGCTCTGAGCGGCACCAACCCGGAATACGGCCGGGACGCAGCCGCCCCCGGCTCATCACATACTGGCTCCAACACTAACACCAACCCTCTCAATCAGCAAGAGCCTACCGTTAGTAGGATACCTAAGACATGTAGTAATACCCCTGAAACTGAACAATCATGTCAGAGGCACAAGGTGTGCCTTGACAAAGTAGCAAATAATTTCAATGTCCCATCTACAAGTGGAGCAAGTAAACCCTGTGATAAAATTGACAACAGTGCTTTCAAAGAAAGCAGAAAACGACCTTCAAGCTTAAGATTAAACAGACAAAATGATGATGAGGAGGAGAGCTCGAGTGATACTGGCAATGATGACTGCTCACTGGGGTCAGAGGATGGTTGTGTGTACACTTACAGGGGAGGAGAACATTTGGCAGATTTGCCAAGTTCCTTCTTCAGTTTGGACATGGGACTGCCTCTAGACATGCACCTCCCAGCTCAACCTAACTATGTACCCAGACCAGAAGCAGTTGGCCCTGTTGTGAGGGAGAGATCTCGGGAGTCCAGCCCTGATATGGACTTCTTGGAGATGGATTTTGATCCCGGACCCTCCAATGAAGTAGATTCAGGAGAGGAACTCAGTCCAGATGAATTAAATGCTGACTTGGAGGCTGGAGAAGAAATGATTGAGGAAATTGCAGAAGTATTAGGCAACAGACAAAGTCCAGGGTTTAATTTAGCTGGTAGCAGGCCCAAATCATCATCATGTGAAGCATTGAATGTGTCATCCTTCATGAGCTGTCAACAACCGGAACCTATGCCATCTACGAGTAGTGGTATAACTAGAGCTGTTGTGGAATTAAAGCCAGAGCCGCAGGCATCAGGGTCAAGGTCAGGATTGGTGGCCACTACTAGTGAGCCGTGTGGGTCAGTTATTACGCACATCAATGTCCGCGGAGAACACTTGTTAGTGCGACGGACTACATCACAAACTGTACCAAATGTACCTGTAAGTCTCCATGTGTCCAGTGGGGACCTGGTCTCCCCTAGAGAATTACTAAATC AAGAGGAGCAACCAGAAGAAGGGCACCTGTCCTACCAGATCAACCAGGGAGAGCGGCCCACGTTCGACCCGCTGAACCTCTCGTCCACGCTGTACCACCTCAACATGGCCAAGAGGCTGATGGTGGAGGGGACTGCGGCTGAAATTGAAAACAATGACATTGCTAATTTT GCGCGCGACACGGGCGCTGCCGGGGCGGGCGACGGGGCGGAGGGGGTGGAGGGGGTGGCGGCGCCGCGCTGCATGGTGTGGACGGAGCGGGAGGCGTGCGAGCGGCAGGTCACGCAGATCGCCACCTCGGCCTGTGGCGCCACCGCCGTGGTCAACGTGTTT ATAGCGCTGGGCGCGCCCGTCAACGTGGAACGCATCAACGCGGCTGTCGGCACGAGACAGCGAGCCAACCACGCGCCGCTGGCGAG GTACCTGCTAACGCGAGCAGTAGCCGGCTGTACGGCAGCGGACCTGGTGAGCGGCATCCAGCGCGCGTCCGACGGGCTGGTGACGGCGCGGTTCTTCCCCACGCACCCCGAGCGGGTCGTGTCGCTGTCGCACTGGCTGGCTGACTGGATCTCGCTGG GAGCAGTCCCAATTCTGACATTAAACCTGCAAGTGGGCGCAGAAGGTGAAACCCCAGACGCGTGGCACCATCAGATGGTGTTCGGAGTGTCATCCCGAGGCATCTACCTCTGCAACCCCGTCGAGTGTGTGAGGGAGAGCGCGCTATGGCCGCGTCTGGCCTCTCCCTCTAACCTGTTGATACGGACCAGGGATGTGCTACAGAGGTTCACTCCGAGGACGGATCTGACGCCGCTGATGGCCGTGCCTGATCGCAGGTGGCATACGGCTAATGTTTTAG GTCAAGTAGTGAACGTGATCCGTGAGTGGCGCGCCACAGGCTGGTCCGAACACGGCGTGAGAACGCGTCACATCTCCATCCCGGCGTCCTACCAGGCGGGGGTCACCATCGCCGCGCTCACTGGCTCCGAGGCTCACAGGAGACTGATGCACGCTAGCCAACTGCCACTGTTGTATGAAGATGGACACTCGCCAAGTAAGTGA
- the LOC105389599 gene encoding ras-related protein Rab-2A, translated as MAYAYLFKYIIIGDTGVGKSCLLLQFTDKRFQPVHDLTIGVEFGARMITIDGKQIKLQIWDTAGQEAFRSITRSYYRGAAGALLVYDITRRDTFNHLTTWLEDARQHSNSNMVIMLIGNKSDLESRREVKKEEGEAFAREHGLVFMETSAKTAANVEEAFINTAKEIYEKIQEGVFDINNEANGIKIGPQHSTGGGAGASAGAGGAAGGGCC; from the exons ATGGCGTACGCCTACCTATTCAAATACATCATCATTGGCGACACAG GTGTAGGAAAGTCGTGCTTACTGCTACAGTTCACGGACAAGCGGTTCCAGCCCGTCCATGACCTCACTATTGGAGTGGAGTTTGGTGCTCGCATGATCACCATTGACGGCAAGCAGATCAAACTGCAGATCTGGGACACTGCTGGGCAGGAAGCTTTCAG GTCAATCACCCGGTCCTACTACAGAGGAGCAGCGGGGGCGCTCCTGGTGTATGACATCACTCGGCGAGACACCTTCAACCACCTCACCACATGGCTTGAGGATGCTCGCCAACATTCCAACTCTAATATGGTCATCATGCTTATTGGAAATAAGAG TGACCTGGAGTCCCGGCGCGAGGTGAAGAAGGAAGAAGGAGAGGCGTTCGCGCGCGAGCACGGGCTCGTGTTCATGGAGACGTCCGCCAAGACCGCCGCCAACGTCGAGGAGGCCTTCATCAACACCGCCAAGGAGATCTACGAGAAGATACAGGAGGGCGTGTTTGATATTAACAACGAG GCGAACGGCATCAAGATCGGTCCCCAGCACTCGacggggggcggcgcgggggcgagcgcgggcgcggggggcgcggccggcggcggctgctGTTAG